Proteins encoded in a region of the Oscillospiraceae bacterium MB24-C1 genome:
- a CDS encoding thiamine pyrophosphate-dependent enzyme: MDAVGTTIGVCPVGCSVFAGNYFACDMVEAAHGRAPAVATAIKRTHPNQPVFTYQGDGDLASIGAAEIVHAAMRGEKIHHHICKQCYLRNDRRRQMAPTTLIGQRELRPHPQVEPEEAGWHAYACCGDAGDTGWPCLCRACLRY; the protein is encoded by the coding sequence ATGGATGCTGTTGGCACCACCATTGGCGTGTGTCCCGTTGGATGCTCTGTGTTTGCGGGCAACTATTTTGCCTGCGACATGGTTGAAGCGGCACACGGTCGTGCACCCGCTGTGGCTACTGCTATCAAGCGCACCCATCCAAATCAGCCCGTATTCACCTATCAGGGTGACGGTGATCTTGCCTCTATTGGTGCTGCCGAAATTGTCCATGCAGCGATGCGCGGCGAAAAAATTCACCACCATATTTGTAAACAATGCTATCTACGGAATGACCGGAGGAGGCAGATGGCGCCCACAACGCTGATTGGGCAAAGAGAGCTACGACCGCACCCTCAGGTAGAACCAGAAGAGGCAGGCTGGCATGCCTATGCGTGTTGCGGAGATGCTGGCGACACTGGATGGCCTTGTTTATGCCGAGCGTGTCTGCGTTACTGA
- the dctP gene encoding TRAP transporter substrate-binding protein DctP, which translates to MAAEKFAELVKERTNGAYEIEIYPNGALGDERTMLESMQIGTLDMGIITSGPFVNFVPENGRTGYAISVWRQ; encoded by the coding sequence ATTGCAGCCGAGAAGTTTGCTGAACTAGTCAAGGAGCGTACTAATGGTGCCTATGAAATCGAAATCTACCCTAATGGAGCGCTCGGGGATGAGCGCACCATGCTAGAAAGTATGCAGATAGGTACGTTGGACATGGGCATTATCACTAGCGGTCCTTTCGTGAACTTTGTTCCCGAGAATGGGCGTACTGGATATGCCATTTCTGTTTGGCGGCAATAG
- a CDS encoding TRAP transporter large permease subunit, whose amino-acid sequence MALLVLGVPIAFAIAVAGVSVLLVGGVDLLIVIQRMFASTDSFPLVAVPFFILAGDLLARGAMSKTLVEFAESILGRIRGGLSSGISGGGHVLWRTYLRLGRSDHCSGRRDTYPRVKKAQPRRRHPSLLR is encoded by the coding sequence TTGGCATTGCTTGTGTTAGGTGTTCCAATTGCGTTTGCGATTGCAGTTGCGGGCGTATCAGTACTGCTCGTTGGTGGTGTCGACCTACTCATAGTGATACAGCGCATGTTTGCCTCCACCGATTCCTTCCCGCTGGTGGCAGTTCCGTTCTTTATTCTGGCGGGCGATCTGCTGGCGCGGGGGGCAATGTCCAAGACGCTGGTTGAGTTTGCCGAATCGATTTTAGGACGCATCCGTGGCGGCCTTTCCAGCGGTATCAGTGGTGGCGGGCATGTTCTTTGGCGCACATATCTCAGGCTCGGGCGCAGCGACCACTGCAGCGGTAGGCGCGACACTTATCCCCGAGTTAAAAAAGCGCAGCCGCGGCGGAGGCACCCCTCTCTGCTGCGCTGA
- a CDS encoding TRAP transporter large permease subunit codes for MSGVLFKKAIWALLMPAIILGGIFSGYFTPSEAAAVAVIYAAAISFVVYRDMSVKQFFQIVLGSAKTSAVIMLIISCSGVFGWVLANWKIPEQVAQAVLSVSNNPYVLMFLIAGIILIAGVFMETSSAVILLTPVFLPLIKALGVNLIHFGLIFTIGISIGMITPPVAINLFVASSTTGLPIEKISKAVIPYLIGLIAVFLAYVYLPMLLPAIVI; via the coding sequence ATGTCTGGAGTACTTTTTAAAAAGGCAATTTGGGCGTTGCTTATGCCCGCCATCATTCTCGGTGGCATTTTCTCAGGTTACTTTACGCCGTCCGAGGCAGCGGCGGTTGCAGTTATTTATGCCGCGGCAATCTCCTTTGTAGTTTACCGCGATATGAGTGTTAAACAATTTTTTCAGATTGTGCTGGGCAGTGCCAAAACCTCGGCTGTGATAATGCTTATCATCTCCTGCAGTGGTGTGTTTGGCTGGGTGCTGGCAAATTGGAAAATACCCGAGCAGGTTGCACAAGCGGTTCTGTCGGTTTCGAACAACCCCTATGTGCTGATGTTTTTGATTGCAGGGATTATCTTGATTGCGGGTGTATTTATGGAAACTTCCTCAGCGGTTATCTTGCTAACGCCCGTATTTCTGCCACTAATTAAAGCGTTGGGCGTAAATCTGATTCATTTCGGTCTGATTTTCACTATTGGTATCTCAATCGGTATGATCACGCCGCCCGTGGCTATCAACCTATTTGTGGCATCGAGCACCACAGGTTTGCCCATCGAAAAGATTTCCAAGGCAGTCATTCCATACCTAATCGGCCTTATTGCTGTATTTTTAGCTTATGTCTACCTGCCAATGTTATTACCAGCAATCGTCATCTAA
- a CDS encoding acetyl-CoA hydrolase/transferase C-terminal domain-containing protein, with amino-acid sequence MDRHGYFSFGLVASECVELVSRAKYVFLEVNRNMPRLFGNNIIHISQATAICEHDAPISTLSPPLVTEKDKTIGQLIAQYISDGSTIQLGIGGVPSAVANCLYDKKDLGIHTELFMDSMVDLIEAGVVTNLKKSINTGKTVAAFAWGSQRMYDFLHNNVSVEMMPVSYVNNPYTIAQIENFVSVNSCLEVDLLGQVCAESIGSIHFSGSGGQVDFVRGCNMSLGGKSFIAMPSTAKNNTISKIKPILTPGAAVTTGKNDVDYIVTEYGVAHLRGRTAGERAKELIKIAHPKFQEELLHETKRMKLII; translated from the coding sequence ATGGACAGGCACGGTTATTTCAGCTTTGGTTTGGTTGCATCGGAATGCGTGGAGTTAGTGAGCAGAGCAAAATATGTTTTTCTGGAAGTAAACCGAAATATGCCTCGCTTGTTCGGCAACAACATTATTCATATATCACAGGCCACAGCCATCTGTGAGCATGATGCACCCATTTCAACACTGTCGCCGCCCTTAGTAACAGAAAAAGACAAAACTATTGGGCAGCTAATCGCACAATATATTTCCGATGGCTCTACTATTCAGTTAGGAATCGGTGGTGTTCCAAGCGCAGTTGCAAATTGCTTGTATGATAAGAAAGATCTTGGAATACATACCGAACTTTTCATGGATAGTATGGTAGATTTAATTGAAGCTGGTGTCGTTACAAATCTAAAAAAATCTATAAATACCGGAAAAACGGTAGCTGCATTTGCATGGGGATCTCAAAGAATGTATGACTTTTTGCACAACAATGTGTCCGTTGAAATGATGCCGGTTTCTTACGTAAATAATCCCTACACTATAGCGCAGATCGAGAACTTCGTCTCAGTCAATTCTTGCCTTGAGGTTGACTTATTGGGTCAGGTATGTGCAGAATCCATTGGTAGCATACACTTTAGTGGGTCCGGTGGTCAGGTCGATTTTGTAAGAGGCTGCAATATGTCACTTGGTGGTAAAAGTTTTATTGCAATGCCGTCAACCGCCAAAAACAATACAATCAGCAAAATCAAGCCTATTTTAACACCTGGGGCTGCTGTTACCACCGGTAAGAACGACGTAGACTACATTGTAACGGAATATGGTGTCGCACATTTAAGAGGCAGAACTGCTGGAGAGCGTGCAAAGGAACTCATTAAAATAGCACATCCAAAATTTCAGGAGGAGCTTTTGCACGAGACAAAAAGGATGAAACTCATTATCTGA
- a CDS encoding dicarboxylate/amino acid:cation symporter: MEKKSVIKNYKFLAILLSSMIVGSIVGWVAPDFGNSIAFLGKLFINMMFCIVVPMVFASIAGAVANMESRQRAGKIMGTTVGVFVITGAIAAIIMFVLMKMIPPVLAPWSDIPAEGMGEYASLTAMIVNFFTASDFVGLLTRRAMLPLIVFSVLFGFSVNMAGGKESLMGKFLDSLTETMMKFVKIVTYYAPVAFFAIFADLVATYGSSVAEGYGRALMVYYPLCFIYIFTAFPLFAWYGGGKGAVSLMFKNIARPAIVSLGTCSSVATIPTNMEVAAQSGISKDVSDIVLPLGATMHMDGSCFSCVLKIAFVFGVFGKSFTWSMLPMVVLVAVLSSVGMSGVPGGGYIGEYIICSIFFPTQMELAFPILVAIGNLVDPPATMINATGDYVVSYIVSRYADGKDWLKKSIATKV; this comes from the coding sequence ATGGAGAAGAAGTCAGTTATTAAGAATTATAAGTTCTTGGCTATTTTGCTCAGCAGTATGATAGTAGGCTCAATCGTAGGTTGGGTTGCTCCCGATTTTGGTAATTCCATAGCCTTTTTAGGTAAACTGTTTATTAATATGATGTTCTGTATTGTTGTGCCAATGGTATTTGCTTCTATTGCAGGTGCCGTCGCCAATATGGAAAGTCGCCAACGTGCAGGGAAAATTATGGGCACCACAGTTGGAGTTTTTGTGATAACCGGTGCTATAGCTGCAATAATTATGTTTGTACTTATGAAGATGATTCCACCTGTTCTTGCTCCTTGGAGTGATATTCCTGCCGAGGGAATGGGAGAGTATGCTTCTTTAACTGCCATGATAGTAAACTTCTTTACCGCAAGCGATTTTGTTGGACTGTTAACACGCAGAGCAATGCTGCCGCTTATAGTTTTCTCTGTATTGTTTGGTTTTTCTGTTAATATGGCAGGCGGCAAAGAATCATTAATGGGTAAGTTTTTAGATAGCTTAACCGAAACAATGATGAAGTTTGTTAAAATAGTTACCTACTACGCGCCCGTTGCATTCTTTGCAATCTTTGCAGACCTGGTAGCAACCTATGGTTCCAGCGTAGCAGAAGGTTACGGTAGAGCACTAATGGTTTATTATCCTCTTTGCTTTATTTACATATTTACAGCTTTTCCGTTATTTGCATGGTATGGCGGCGGCAAGGGTGCAGTAAGCTTAATGTTTAAAAATATTGCTCGTCCTGCCATTGTATCTTTAGGTACCTGCTCATCTGTTGCAACAATACCTACAAATATGGAAGTTGCTGCTCAGTCGGGTATTTCAAAAGATGTTTCTGATATAGTACTTCCGCTTGGCGCAACCATGCATATGGATGGTTCCTGCTTCTCATGCGTTCTTAAAATTGCGTTTGTATTTGGCGTATTTGGTAAGTCCTTTACCTGGAGCATGCTTCCAATGGTAGTTTTGGTTGCTGTTCTGTCTTCTGTAGGAATGAGCGGTGTTCCCGGTGGCGGATATATAGGTGAATATATTATCTGCTCAATCTTCTTCCCAACACAAATGGAGCTTGCGTTCCCAATTCTTGTAGCAATAGGCAACTTGGTTGACCCACCCGCTACTATGATTAATGCAACAGGGGACTATGTTGTTTCTTACATAGTATCTAGATATGCAGACGGAAAAGACTGGCTTAAAAAGTCAATCGCAACTAAGGTTTAA
- a CDS encoding diaminopimelate dehydrogenase, with protein MKSKINALIVGYGNIGRHALEAIKTDDGFVLKAIIDPIWSKKVAEVDGIPMLESMQQSPSFDVALLCVPSRMVMEVGLEILKMGKRTADIFDIHGHELLHLYQTFEKVAKENNTAALISAGWDPGLDSVVRVLLSVMIPHGITFTNFGPGMSMGHSVAVKAIYGVKDAVSLTYPKGCGVHRRMVYIIPNQGANQQQIKDTLLNDPYFSHDETHVAFVESLDNYLDMGHGVHIERKGRAGAKYNQRAFLIVIYTILPLQVRYW; from the coding sequence ATGAAAAGTAAAATTAATGCGTTGATTGTTGGCTATGGTAATATTGGTCGCCATGCATTAGAAGCTATTAAAACTGACGATGGTTTTGTGCTAAAGGCAATTATTGATCCGATATGGAGCAAAAAGGTAGCCGAGGTTGATGGCATACCCATGCTGGAAAGCATGCAACAATCACCAAGCTTTGATGTCGCGCTGTTGTGCGTTCCGTCTCGAATGGTTATGGAGGTCGGGTTGGAAATATTAAAGATGGGTAAGCGCACGGCAGATATATTTGATATTCACGGCCATGAACTGTTGCATTTATATCAAACCTTTGAAAAAGTTGCTAAGGAAAATAATACTGCTGCACTTATCTCGGCAGGTTGGGACCCGGGTTTGGATTCGGTAGTTAGGGTATTGCTTTCGGTTATGATTCCCCATGGGATTACCTTTACAAATTTTGGTCCGGGTATGAGCATGGGGCATTCGGTTGCAGTTAAGGCAATATACGGTGTAAAAGATGCCGTAAGTCTTACCTATCCAAAAGGATGTGGCGTGCATCGACGAATGGTTTATATAATTCCTAACCAAGGTGCCAATCAACAGCAAATTAAAGATACTTTACTTAACGATCCTTATTTTTCTCACGATGAAACCCATGTAGCCTTTGTTGAAAGCTTGGATAACTATTTAGATATGGGGCATGGTGTGCATATAGAGCGTAAGGGTCGTGCTGGGGCGAAATATAATCAACGAGCCTTTTTGATTGTAATATACACAATCCTGCCGTTACAAGTCAGGTATTGGTAA
- a CDS encoding S1 RNA-binding domain-containing protein, which produces MEFYPEGHLIETTQNTLRISNLFALSEASKNGDILEGRAIICDSSHNLIVELGGGLKGIISREEGALGIKSGETRDIAMISRVNKPVCFTVVGFETIGGQVTPMLSRRAAQQRCSEQYLSRLRRGDVIRARTTHLEGFGCFVDIGCGISSMVPIDAISVSRISHPRDRFSLGQDIRVVVRDIEPSGRICLTHKELLSTWAEMQPAFQREKRSRALFVRWNLTVYLSS; this is translated from the coding sequence ATGGAATTTTATCCCGAAGGTCATCTGATCGAAACCACACAAAATACCCTGCGCATTTCTAATCTCTTCGCGCTTTCGGAAGCGTCTAAAAACGGCGACATTCTCGAAGGGCGCGCCATTATATGCGATTCTTCCCACAACCTTATCGTCGAGCTTGGCGGCGGGCTCAAGGGTATCATCTCGAGGGAAGAAGGCGCATTGGGCATAAAAAGTGGCGAAACACGCGATATTGCTATGATCTCTCGCGTTAACAAGCCCGTGTGCTTTACGGTTGTCGGATTTGAAACAATCGGCGGGCAAGTTACACCAATGCTCTCACGCCGTGCTGCGCAGCAACGCTGCAGTGAGCAATATCTCTCCCGTCTGCGTCGTGGTGATGTCATCCGCGCACGTACCACCCATTTAGAAGGGTTCGGCTGTTTTGTAGACATCGGTTGTGGCATTTCGTCAATGGTCCCGATCGACGCCATCTCGGTTTCGCGCATCTCCCACCCGCGTGACCGCTTCAGCCTTGGCCAGGATATTCGCGTTGTTGTGCGCGATATTGAGCCCTCCGGCCGAATTTGTTTGACCCATAAAGAGCTACTGAGCACCTGGGCTGAAATGCAGCCCGCTTTTCAGCGGGAGAAACGGTCGCGGGCATTATTCGTTCGGTGGAATCTTACGGTATATTTGTCGAGCTGA
- a CDS encoding DUF951 domain-containing protein has translation MDVRVGDTLLMKKPHPCGSKEFLVLRSGADFRIRCKGCGREVMVPRPKVERHIKQIIHPEPPIEG, from the coding sequence ATGGATGTACGGGTAGGAGATACCCTGTTGATGAAAAAGCCGCACCCCTGCGGGTCAAAAGAATTTTTGGTGCTGCGTTCAGGTGCTGACTTTCGCATCCGCTGCAAGGGCTGCGGTCGAGAGGTCATGGTGCCCCGCCCAAAGGTTGAGCGCCACATTAAACAGATTATTCATCCCGAGCCCCCCATAGAAGGATAA
- the prfA gene encoding peptide chain release factor 1, protein MLDKIKSAELRYDEISRKLMDPTVVNDNALYKSLMKEYKALTPLVEKYREYQDAKAANDEARELLDEAGLDRELKEMAQEQLLESQKVLDGCGEELKILLLPKDPDDDKSAIVEIRGGAGGEEAALFAASLYRMYCMYADSKGWKSELISCNETELHGFKEVCFMLQGEAAYSRMKYESGVHRVQRVPDTEASGRIHTSTVTVAVLPEVEDVEIDINPGDLQVDTYRASGAGGQHVNKTESAIRITHLPTGMVVECQDERSQHKNREKAMTVLRSRLYEKMQQEQTDQIAAERRSQVGTGDRSERIRTYNFPQGRLTDHRIGLTLYKLDSIMNGDLDDVFSTLITYDQTEKLKRAAEGQA, encoded by the coding sequence ATGCTCGATAAGATAAAATCCGCCGAGCTGCGTTATGATGAAATCAGTCGCAAGCTTATGGACCCTACCGTCGTCAACGACAATGCGTTGTACAAGTCGTTGATGAAAGAATATAAGGCCCTGACGCCGCTCGTGGAAAAATACCGCGAATATCAGGATGCTAAAGCCGCCAATGACGAGGCGCGCGAGCTGCTCGACGAAGCCGGGCTTGACCGTGAGCTTAAAGAAATGGCGCAGGAGCAGCTGCTCGAGAGCCAGAAGGTGCTTGACGGCTGTGGCGAGGAGCTTAAAATATTGTTACTGCCCAAGGACCCAGACGACGACAAGTCCGCTATTGTGGAAATTCGCGGCGGTGCGGGCGGCGAGGAGGCGGCGCTTTTTGCTGCGTCGCTCTACCGTATGTATTGCATGTATGCCGACTCAAAAGGCTGGAAAAGCGAGCTGATTTCTTGCAACGAGACCGAGTTACACGGCTTTAAAGAGGTGTGCTTTATGCTCCAAGGCGAAGCGGCCTATTCGCGCATGAAGTATGAAAGCGGTGTTCACCGCGTGCAGCGCGTACCAGATACCGAGGCCTCTGGGCGTATACACACCTCCACTGTCACGGTGGCCGTGTTGCCAGAGGTGGAGGATGTTGAAATCGATATTAACCCAGGCGATCTTCAGGTTGACACCTATCGTGCAAGCGGGGCGGGTGGCCAGCACGTCAACAAGACTGAATCGGCTATTCGAATTACTCACCTTCCTACCGGCATGGTTGTGGAATGTCAGGACGAACGCAGCCAGCACAAAAACCGCGAGAAAGCCATGACGGTGTTACGCTCGCGCCTTTATGAGAAGATGCAGCAGGAGCAGACCGACCAAATTGCGGCCGAACGCCGCAGTCAGGTGGGTACAGGTGACCGCTCAGAGCGCATCCGTACCTATAATTTTCCGCAGGGACGACTGACCGACCACCGCATCGGTCTGACCCTTTATAAGCTTGATTCGATCATGAACGGTGACCTAGATGATGTTTTTTCGACGTTGATCACCTATGACCAGACCGAAAAGCTCAAACGTGCGGCAGAAGGGCAGGCGTAG
- a CDS encoding L-threonylcarbamoyladenylate synthase yields the protein MKVPMTQVLGCDENGVQAAAALLQAGRVVAIPTETVYGLAANALDETAVKKIFSVKGRPQDNPLIVHISDLDMWPSLVANLPKRALALAEAFWPGPLTIILPKSDLVPVTTTAGMDSVAVRMPSHPAARAVIKAAGLPLAAPSANLSGSPSPTTAQHCLKDLNGKIPLVLDGGACDVGIESTVVSLVDKPVLLRPGAITVEMLSKVLGETVAISEAVSRPLKTGERPTSPGMKYRHYAPRARVVLVESDLESYIKLLNNAAEPKTYGLVFEGEQSLVLKPCITYGRAHDAASQNRELFASLRQLDECGAKLVYARCPDRDGASLGVYNRMLRAAAFEVIKL from the coding sequence GTGAAGGTGCCTATGACACAGGTGCTCGGCTGTGATGAAAACGGCGTGCAGGCGGCAGCGGCGCTGCTGCAGGCCGGGCGGGTGGTTGCCATCCCGACCGAAACGGTATATGGTCTTGCTGCCAATGCACTGGATGAAACCGCAGTAAAAAAAATATTCTCGGTCAAAGGTCGCCCACAGGATAACCCTTTGATTGTGCATATCAGCGACCTGGATATGTGGCCATCTCTGGTCGCCAATTTACCCAAACGTGCGCTAGCGCTGGCGGAAGCCTTTTGGCCGGGACCGTTGACCATTATTTTGCCTAAAAGCGATTTAGTGCCCGTTACCACAACGGCGGGCATGGACTCGGTGGCGGTTCGCATGCCTTCACACCCGGCTGCCCGTGCCGTGATCAAGGCCGCGGGGTTGCCGCTGGCAGCACCCTCGGCCAATCTCTCGGGGTCGCCATCGCCGACGACAGCGCAGCATTGTTTAAAGGATTTGAACGGAAAAATTCCACTTGTTTTAGATGGTGGTGCCTGCGATGTCGGCATTGAATCGACGGTGGTTTCGCTGGTGGACAAGCCTGTTCTGCTGCGCCCAGGTGCTATTACGGTCGAGATGTTGTCTAAAGTACTTGGCGAGACCGTCGCCATTTCCGAGGCGGTCAGCAGGCCGCTCAAGACGGGGGAGCGCCCGACTTCACCGGGTATGAAATACCGGCATTACGCGCCGCGGGCGCGCGTTGTTTTAGTTGAGTCGGATCTGGAATCCTACATTAAGCTGCTCAACAACGCCGCCGAGCCTAAAACCTACGGGTTGGTGTTTGAGGGTGAGCAGTCGCTGGTACTAAAGCCCTGCATCACCTACGGCCGGGCGCATGATGCGGCCAGCCAGAACCGGGAGTTATTTGCGTCGCTGCGGCAGCTCGATGAGTGTGGTGCAAAACTTGTTTATGCCCGGTGCCCTGACCGAGATGGTGCATCTCTCGGGGTTTATAACCGCATGCTGCGCGCTGCGGCTTTTGAGGTGATTAAGCTATGA
- the coaE gene encoding dephospho-CoA kinase (Dephospho-CoA kinase (CoaE) performs the final step in coenzyme A biosynthesis.) — protein sequence MRKICVIGLTGQTGAGKSSVSKIIRSQGITVIDCDAVSREVVANEKGCLADMALEFSIAILNMDGTLNRKKLAEIVFGDSKKLERLNTLIFPYIRSYLKDKIEQLEAQGKRVVILDAPTLFESGIDADCDSVIAVIAPEALRLNRIVVRDHLTDEEARRRIAAQHNDAYYTTRSQIVIVNDKDQQELHVKTLELVGMLQRAIREQCDLKGGTTEKPVAPESQENAQ from the coding sequence ATGAGAAAAATTTGCGTGATTGGCCTGACCGGGCAGACTGGCGCCGGTAAATCGAGCGTTTCTAAGATTATTCGTTCGCAAGGTATTACAGTTATCGACTGCGACGCAGTTTCACGCGAGGTGGTCGCTAATGAAAAGGGCTGCCTGGCTGACATGGCCTTGGAATTTTCAATTGCTATTTTGAATATGGATGGGACATTAAACCGCAAAAAGCTTGCTGAAATTGTATTTGGCGATTCTAAAAAACTTGAGCGGCTCAACACGTTGATCTTTCCGTATATTCGCAGCTATTTAAAAGATAAGATTGAACAGCTTGAAGCTCAGGGTAAACGGGTTGTGATACTTGATGCCCCAACCCTGTTTGAAAGCGGCATTGACGCCGACTGCGACTCGGTGATTGCGGTTATCGCACCCGAGGCGTTGCGCCTCAATCGCATCGTTGTGCGTGATCATCTGACCGACGAAGAGGCGCGTCGTCGCATTGCTGCGCAACATAACGACGCCTATTACACCACGCGCTCACAGATTGTCATTGTCAACGACAAGGACCAGCAGGAGCTACATGTTAAAACACTTGAGCTGGTAGGAATGCTCCAGCGCGCCATCCGCGAGCAGTGTGATCTGAAGGGCGGCACAACTGAAAAACCTGTCGCGCCCGAAAGTCAGGAGAATGCCCAGTGA
- a CDS encoding lytic transglycosylase domain-containing protein produces the protein MTRGRKGRRIKRRAIISLFGLALVLLASWLVLQCIYPLKYTDAVEQYAAEYGLSPALVYGIIHTESRFRPDAVSPIGARGLMQITEETFEWARWRCGDDEALYEHLFDPETNIRYGTYIFSLLLKEFGQPEEALAAYHAGWGSVKKWLSTEEYSSDGVTLLNIPFKDTAQYVPRVKHAAQVYAKVYGKR, from the coding sequence GTGACGCGCGGTCGCAAAGGGCGCAGAATCAAACGCCGGGCCATAATATCATTGTTTGGGTTGGCGCTGGTGCTGCTGGCTAGCTGGTTGGTGCTGCAATGCATTTATCCACTCAAGTATACCGATGCGGTTGAGCAATATGCGGCGGAATACGGGCTTTCTCCCGCGCTTGTATATGGTATTATCCATACTGAGAGCCGATTTCGACCCGATGCAGTCTCACCTATTGGTGCGCGCGGCCTAATGCAGATCACCGAAGAGACGTTCGAATGGGCACGTTGGCGCTGCGGTGATGACGAGGCCCTCTACGAGCATTTATTTGACCCCGAAACCAACATCCGTTATGGCACTTATATTTTTTCGCTGTTGCTAAAGGAGTTCGGCCAGCCGGAGGAAGCACTGGCGGCTTATCATGCAGGGTGGGGCAGTGTAAAAAAATGGCTTTCTACTGAAGAATACAGCAGTGACGGTGTCACACTTTTGAATATTCCGTTTAAGGATACCGCACAATATGTTCCGAGAGTAAAACACGCGGCGCAGGTTTACGCCAAAGTTTACGGCAAGCGTTAG
- a CDS encoding aminopeptidase produces the protein MTDKKKSEAQLLKEQLCYTPKNAGELLDDSEWEKADLFCEGYKKFLDLAKTEREAVEVAISMAREKGFRVFDPRVQYKAGDRVFYNNRGKALVLCTIGTEPLENGVKIVASHIDAPRIDLKPRPLYEETQLAMFKTHYYGGIKKYQWTAIPLALHGVVVRADGERVSVIIGEEDGDPVFTITDLLPHLASEQMQRKGVDIIKGEALNVLVGGRMFRDDKESERVKLAILKLLNEKYGLTEADFLSAELTMVPAFKSSDVGLDRSFVGAYGHDDRVCAYTSLMAALQITNPSRTVVTVLADKEETGSEGNSGLQSKFLQYFIEDLAAPFGLAGRTVLSKSSCLSADVNAAYDPTYGEMHEKNNASYCNYGVVITKYTGSRGKASTNDASAEFMGEIRSLLDGAKVQWQTGELGKVDAGGGGTVAMYIAALNVDVVDVGVPVLSMHAPFEVVSKSDVYQTFRAFVEYHK, from the coding sequence ATGACAGACAAGAAGAAGTCCGAGGCGCAGCTTTTAAAGGAGCAGCTTTGCTATACGCCTAAAAATGCGGGCGAGCTGCTTGACGACAGCGAGTGGGAAAAGGCCGACCTGTTTTGCGAGGGGTATAAAAAATTCCTCGATCTTGCCAAGACGGAGCGCGAGGCAGTGGAAGTTGCGATTTCTATGGCGCGCGAGAAGGGGTTTCGCGTATTTGATCCTCGCGTTCAATATAAAGCCGGCGACCGCGTGTTCTATAATAACCGCGGCAAGGCGCTTGTGCTTTGCACTATCGGTACCGAACCGTTGGAAAACGGCGTAAAGATTGTCGCATCACACATCGACGCGCCGCGCATTGACCTAAAGCCCCGCCCGCTTTATGAAGAGACGCAGCTTGCGATGTTTAAGACCCACTATTATGGCGGCATCAAAAAATATCAGTGGACGGCGATTCCGCTGGCTCTGCATGGCGTTGTCGTACGCGCTGACGGCGAGCGGGTATCGGTCATCATCGGTGAGGAAGACGGCGACCCGGTCTTTACCATCACCGACCTGCTGCCACACTTGGCCAGTGAACAGATGCAGCGCAAGGGCGTTGACATCATCAAGGGAGAGGCGCTCAACGTCTTAGTCGGGGGCAGAATGTTCCGTGACGACAAAGAAAGTGAGCGGGTCAAGTTGGCTATCCTCAAGCTGCTCAATGAAAAATATGGCTTGACCGAGGCGGATTTTCTCTCTGCCGAGCTGACGATGGTACCGGCCTTTAAGTCCAGTGATGTCGGGCTTGACCGCAGCTTTGTCGGTGCTTACGGCCACGACGACCGCGTCTGCGCTTACACCTCACTAATGGCGGCTCTTCAGATTACAAATCCTAGTCGCACGGTGGTGACGGTGCTCGCCGACAAAGAAGAAACCGGCTCCGAGGGTAATTCGGGGTTGCAGTCAAAATTCTTGCAGTATTTTATTGAAGATCTGGCAGCACCATTCGGACTCGCTGGCAGAACGGTGCTCTCAAAATCAAGCTGCTTGTCGGCGGATGTCAACGCAGCGTACGACCCGACCTACGGCGAGATGCACGAGAAGAATAACGCTTCTTATTGCAACTACGGTGTGGTGATCACCAAATATACCGGTTCACGCGGTAAAGCTTCCACCAACGATGCCTCGGCCGAATTCATGGGTGAGATCAGAAGCTTGCTCGACGGTGCAAAGGTTCAGTGGCAGACCGGTGAGCTTGGCAAGGTGGATGCTGGCGGCGGCGGCACGGTGGCAATGTATATCGCGGCGCTCAATGTCGATGTTGTAGACGTTGGCGTGCCGGTTCTTTCGATGCATGCGCCCTTCGAGGTCGTCTCCAAGAGCGATGTCTACCAGACATTCCGCGCTTTCGTCGAATACCACAAATAA